The genomic stretch AATCTGTGTACTTCCCGGTGAAGTTGCAGTAATCTTGTGGGAACTTTGGCAGACTGAAAATTTTACTGTTTTCGACAACATTTTGCAGGCTCTCCCATCTTTCTCTCATAATTCTATGGCTATACTCGAAGAAGTTCTCTGAATCAGCAGTCCTAAAGTGTTGACAGCCTTCGCTGAGTACTCCAAGAATCTTCGCAGCTCGAAGCTGGGATTCTTTAGATACACCAATGGAGCTGATCTGCATGTATTCGGTCATCTTTCTAGCTACCTCTTCATCCTTGACAAGTGCCCAGCTTCAATTTGGAAACAAAAGAATTTGCAGAAAAGAACAAGATGAACTACCAAGCAAACATACTTTAAGTAGAATAACATGTATATTATGGCGATTTTCTTATCACTTTCACCAACATTAAATCATGGCATGGCGACTTTCTCTTAACAACGACGTGATTACAGTGGAATGTGTGTTGCTCACCCTATCCGGGAGCCAGCGTGTCCAGTGCATTTGGAAAATGTGAACAACATGGTATCATGATCCAAAGGGTGAGTAATGGGCGTGTATTGTGGCCAGTAGTAGGCCAGGTCATACACAAGCTTCCCTTCCCCGAGGTTCACCACAGCTTCTCGGATAGTACCATCAGGGTTATTTGGCGAGGTTACGACCTCAATATAAGGTCCATCCTTATCAAAGGTACGTGCATCTCCTTCCCATTTATAGAGTCCTGAACGCAGGAATTCTGCCTGATCCTTATATCCCTGCAGGTAATAAATGTCGCAACCACATATATCAATTAATCTTGTACGGAGAATAATCGACAGAGAGAATtcatctttcctttttttactaTAGGCACACCACGAGGTGAGAAACCTGTATACAATTTTTTGTTCAGTTAAGTAACATTATAATGAAGAAAACTTGCTAACACCAATGGAAGCAATCACATTATTGAAGCTTGAACCTGTAGTATTAGTTCTCCCTGGCTTTGACACAAACCAGACATGTTCATGTTACAGATAGTAGTTTCTCTTTAAGAAACATGTTGGGCTAGGGCTAGGGCTGGCTATTTTGTGTCTTCCCCCTTGCTCGTCTCTTTCCTGTTTAATTCTCTCCAGTCCTGGCCCAATCAACCCTTAACTTCAACCCAACAGAAGgcagggaagaaaaaaaacgagagaaaaaaaaagaagaaaaaaagattatgtCCCAGCCGAACCTTGCACCGAGGCCATTGTTTCTAGCCAATAAACCTCTCTAAAAAGCATCTCATGCATGCCAACATCTTCATCAATAGCCATCTCTAAGCATTACTTTACACCTACAAACTAGGGGCCGTCCTACAGCATGTGTTGTAGGTGCCATGGCATCCCTAGCTCAAAATTGAGCACTCACACTCTCGTTAGGAGTTAAGacacttttaatttaaacttttttttggaaCTAGTTTGATTGtgcgtattttttttttatttatgtgggtgtccaggccagcttgcgcacaccacgactaatctcacggctcactaaACATCCtacaaacccagtgagcatgtaaggcaccgcgggggtgacagacatGCACGGTGAAGTTTGAACTCAGGATGCAGTAACTAAGGAGCAAGATATAAAACATGAACTGAAAGAAAAATCTAGtactaaaatgtaaaataatttcaGAGATGTCCCCTTTCCCTTGAACTTAGATCCTAGTCATGGCTATgctttttaagaaatttaaaaatatatattttttttaattttttttatcattttgatttacagatttaaaaataaatttttttataaaaatatttttaatatatttttaaaattaaaaacactttaaaaacacaAGAGATCATATACATTAAGCTACTTGCCGAGTAATAAGGAGCAGCGGCCACGAGACTGACGGGGTGACCAacggaaggagaagagagagcaTAAAGAGCAGCCATTAAGAGCTGTGTTGAACCGGTCCCAACCACGATGTGGCGACCGTCGGTGACTGCGTTTCCAACAACACGATGCAGTCCCTTTATGGCATCGCCAAGTTGTGGCTGCAAAAACCAGCAAATGTTGCTAATATCACTGAAATAACTCATCAAATCACACCCTCCAATCACCAACGTACACTTGTCTCCCATCTTCTTCCAGTATGGCTCGAACAACGTTGGATCGCCCCTGCAATAGTTCCATATTTATGCATCACTTTCAAGCACCTTATTACTCGGCTAGCCATTCAAatatacatttatatatatatatatatatgatcaaaaCTGTGAAACCCTAAATGAGCAGCTAGCAACCAGAGCAGAGCCAGGCCAGTGCACCGGAACAACGTAGGAAAACAGGAGGTGGTTTGATTATAACTACGAGTGCTGATATTTTTcgatagaaaaacaaattagttgAACAGACAGGATCAATATTAATGAAGGTGAACTTACTGGTCTAGATTGATTATGGAATCTGGTGAGAGGCTTGTCTCGGTGGCCTTATTGGTCGAAGGAGATGAGCTTTCGTTATCGGTTGCTCCATTCTCTGAACCACCCATTTGCCTTGAATTGCTGCTGTATATGTTTGCTTCCTCTCGATTGTCTACTACACAGTCAGTGCTTctgtttttaagattttaactACTGTATATTGgagtgtttttattttcctgGATTTTGTCATATGAATGAAAAAAGATCTAggttatctttattttttaaattttcatgtgtttgtttgttattaaaaaagttggttaacaaaaaatactttccagttaaagaaaaatttgtctAAGTttccagaaaagtgttttcctaaaaaatttgggCGGAAAACATTTTTcgaaagttatgaaaaatttagaaatattcatattatttgttgattatatcaaatttgattctcaaacttttgattgctatatatattttattttgaatatttattttttaatttcatcttttaaaatttaatttttatattaacttaggttctcatttttataattgttatttgcttcttttttatctatcaaatttgatcctcattctcttgattgttacttattttatttgaaataatttataaaatgtgaattattattgttattttaatttcttcatctttttttttttttattttttagatttgatctttattattttgatcattatttattttatttgagataatttatgaaattatttttttttcaatttcattctcattcaactttttaatttgtaagatttattccttattattttaataaacttgaaaaaaaataaaacattaataagttattttccataacataactaaatactggaaagtgtttttcaatttattttttattacactatcaaacatcagaaaataatttactttttttaaaatttactttttaaaaaaataaaactacttTTTAGCAAACAAAAACATATCTAGTTTATATCTCCTCCCTTTACATGTATGCATCCGATTTTCCTTGTATcctgtcctttttttttctcttttttttaataagaggGTAAGAGGTATGATCCATCTAGTGACTTCCCTTTATCCTTTATCCAAATATGAGACAAGATACATGTTTAATATTTAGGACAAGCCATTCAGTATCGAACACCATTATATTCAGCGTGCTACATGTTTAATATTTacgttttttgttttggtttttgttgtaTGCTTTTTTAGATCGAGCGTCTAGATTATGTGTTTTTTGTGTTCGTTATCTATCCTtcagtgtttatatatatatatatatgctttttgATATGCATGCAATTTTGCTTGTTTCCAACTTTCCATCCATGGCTTCTCCTTCCATATTATCATTGACCGGAAGATACAACGCAACCAAACAACATCACATCCGTGGTTGTTGCTAACCCCGTCCATGTTATCCGTAGACACAAACCTTTTAAAACAGGATTTGATCAAATATGCCATGATATTGTTACAAGTTGTGCTTTAATGTGTTttctttcataaatatattaaaaaaaataatttatttttagcatttcaatttaaaaatattataaaattaattttttaattaaaaatattaattttaaacaaaaaaaataacaatcaaaaaactattataccctatttatttttgcatttcaaaaacacttataaaaaaattaatttttttaaattaattttttttatatatttagatcattttgatccattaatatcaaaaataatttttaaaaaataaaaaaatatattattttaatatttttctaaataaaaaacttaaaaagaaaatacatctaaatgaaaaacttgaaaaacatcTATTATTTCTGCAAGGCTACAAATTAGACAAGTCATCACCAGAAAATAGAACGGAAACAGGATGAGATGACTGTAATAGAAAGCAAAGGAGTGTCTTTCAAGCTGTGACCTCCAACCAGTTTTAACGTTGCTGAAGATGATAATtccttacaaaaataaaaactacatttACAGAGACAAGTGAGGGAGGCAAAGAATTGTGTCCTGTGATGGGTTTTGTTTTCCAAGTTGTATATTGAGTAAAAGACTCTGAACTATTGATGGATTTCGTTTGGTAAAGTTTGTCGACTCTTCCTACAGGCATATTTTCTGCAACGCTCAAAAATACTATCATATATCATATCGAATTGAATCCCTGCTCTTTCCCTATTCACAACGAACAGTATGTGATCACCTTCCACAATCTTGTAATACCTGCATTAAACCAGATAAACCTCCATGTTAGCTTAGGATGGAGTGCAAAATGATTACTGAATCTGATTTTAACATATAAATAGAACTAAAACTTGACTCAGCTTATAACTTGAATTCAACAGTTTTCGCATGTCCACTAAATATTGAAATGCTTTTATAAAAGTTCCCCAAATGAACTGCGTGTGTAAGCTACCTTAacaaaacatctattttttctttcttgaagcAAGCAGCAAACAGTTTGGGGAATCATTCTATAAACATGCAAGGAGCAAGAAGGCACGACTCTCAAAGGAGAAAAATGGGCTTAGAGTTTCATGCCTTCAGAgctcttgaataaaaaaatttgtgataaCCATGCACATTTCGTGTGACTCTAATGGCCTCCTTCAGCCAATTAAACACCCTTGCAATATTTACTTTTGCAGATAATATACGGGCATGGCAATGTACTGTCTTCTACTAGTTGGTAACATAAAAATGCTGCAGAATAGAAGGCAGAATTTCATATAGTTTTAGAACTAAGATAGAATGTCTAGGGATTTGGAATGTCTTACATGAAAAACTCGAATGACAGGCATTTGCATGGCTGCTACTCTGTAGCTCTTGTTAAATGTTTATGACGTAAATACTCCATAtaacaaaactatttttcatgACTAAGATTTATGCTAAAAAATTACATCCATGTTAGTAACTGAGGTTAGCACATGACCTGTCCAACTATCCAAGACAGACATTGGAAGTGTTAAAATTAAAGAGGCATTCGCTTGCAAGGGTTGACACACTGAATAATATCCAACAAGATGACTTGGGTATTCATTAAAGGTAGCTATTGTTTTGTGATTTACTAAGCAAGATATAGCAAGGAGAACAAGTCGAATCATTGAACATCATGAAGAGTCAGGCTAAAAGAATGTGAGTGACTGTTAGTATTTAAGTATCCATCCAAGACAGAGACATTGAAAGTGTTATAACTAACCATATTCCTGGCTGCAAGGGTTGGCACTCCAAATCATTCCCAACAAAATGGCTTGGATGTTCAGCTGGAATGCGAGGGTGGGTCATAGATATGGTGTTGAGTGCTCCATCATTGTCCTGCCAATCCTCATCCCTGTGCACACATTCACTCAAGGTGTAAGCAATAATGCAATTTGATTATGCTTCTCAGATATTTCATTGCTGTTGAAATTCAGTACAGTGCTCCATCTCCTGAATTCTTGCTAGAAACTAAGCATATCACAGAGGATAATTCATTTGGAATTCTACAATCAAAAGACATGTGCAATAGTCCTCACAAGCTCACTGATGATTTAagtaaaatttgattaattaaaaatatttttcattaatgataTGAGAAAATGAAACGTGAAGTCAAAGTCATTAAAATGATCCTAATATGAAAACATTAAGTATTCATAGGAAAGCTTTTGCGTtctattcttaattaaatcaattgcGAATGATATATTGATAAAAGAATGCACCTGTATCCTTTATAGGGGGGAAAGACATCCGGAGGATGACACCACTGGCTCATCTGCAACACTCTTATAAAAAGCAATGGGTGGATTCCAAAGATGCCTGAAGGAAGAGTGATACCGAAGATTCTTTTAGTGCGTTTGGTGGCATAGCTGAAATAGTACGTATCAGGGAAGGTTTGTAAATGGCAGTTGAGTTGCATAGACCCCTGAATTGTAAGATCAGGAAGTATCCAATCTCCAGAAGCAAAGGGTCCAATATTCCCCAACAGGCAGTCAATAAGACCACGAATGCCCATTTTTTTCCAGGACATGTTGAAGTGATCAAATCCAAAGTTGTAGTAAGCCTTCAGCCAAGGAATGTCAACCCAATCATAAATTATTGTTCCTAAGCGACAGAACTGAAGCAGGCAAATTGGTTTCATGTTTCTCCAATCTTCTGGCCTGGAATATTGAAAATGCAGTCCCAAATTTAGATGCAAATTGATAAGAGTTCTATTCTAGAGCAACTAATAACGAAAAGGGAGTGTCAATTAAGTACAAAGCAGAATTTTTCTTTGAGAAAAACCAAACAAAGGatatgaaaagggaaagaggaaaggaaaacatCGAACCAGAAATAAGGGTTTCATTAATTCAACCACCACATCATTTGGGAAACTCTCTAAAGAAGGAGGTGAATACCagtgtttgattattttctaattacCAAATCTATGGTAGTATATGCTCAGTCATTAGtgggaaatttaaaataaaatattttatataagcaTCATTGAGTCCCAAATCTTGCAGCTACATACTGAAGTCATTAGAAATTTCATATCATACTAATTTTCTGCACATTGTCAGCAAGACAATATCGTTTAAGTAATTGAAACCTTAAGAATTCTAGAGAGAAGTTTCAAATAGACGACCAAGTTTGGAAAGCACACTCACTGCATCCCATCTAAGTAGGTCCTTGTAGTCCCATTGAATGCTCCGGACAGGGAGGTGATGCTTAGCACCCATTTATCAGAAGTGTTCTCATACCCCTTAAATGCCTACAAAGTCATCATGAACAAACATGCAATCAAACTTGAAACTCTAAGACATTATTCGATGACTGTTCAAAACATAAACTAGACTAACCTTATCAGCAAGCATTTGCTGCAGTACGCGAACAACCTGCGCTCCAGCAGAATGCCCAACAAAGTGAATAGGGTGATCCTCATCCCATTCAGGATAGTGCCCTACATTCAAATCACAACAATCAAAGACATTTCATACTTAAGCACAGATAATGATCAAATAGAAAAGACAACATAAAGAAatagttcaaaaataaaaactaatttttttatatatataaaaaataaaaaaagaaggaaggaagatCATCTAACCCTGTTCATAAATCCGTCCAAATTGTGAGTGGCCATAAGCCATGCTGTGTTCTTCTCCATAATCAACTTGCCCACCTTTCAAATAATAGAATAATTCGCGTGCCCTAAAACCCAGAAAGAAGAAGCACTCGAATTAAGAACAAACCAAAGAGAATGTATGAAAACCCCTGAATTGCAAGCATTTGCAAACTAATTACCTATCATAGATGCTCGTTAGAGACCCCAAATCAGGCACCAGGACCCTCTCATCTTTCTTCTCTGCTCCAGCAAAATACGATAAACCTCCCAATCTCTGGAATCaaatagaaaatcaaaaccCCGGGGACCAAAACGAGATTTATTTTAAGGCACAAGATGCaactaaaaatctatttaatatatcatgacaagaaaaaataaattaccccTTTGCCAAATCCAAAGATTCCATGAACCAACACAATAGGTGGCAAGTCATCAACGCTGGTCGTCGTCTTCGTTGTTGATGAAGATGTCGTCTCTCTGGTCTCCTCGTCTTTAACAACAACATGCACATTAGGCTTGGAAAACCATTCATTCATAGCCTGTGAAAGATCACCAGCCAAAGCTGTGCTAAATATGTAAAACCCAAATAGCAAATGCACTACCGTGCTTACAAATAGCTCTGTTAATTGCAGAACAGAAACCCACCACCTTATCATTTGCTTTTTCAGCTTACAAATCGAAGAAAGGTAATTCAAAGCAGCAAGAGCCTtcttcaaaaccaaaaaataaaaagtaaaacacaGACTCAAAAGAAGCCTcctactcctcctcctcctaaaAGGATCAAAATTCTCTCATCAACCCCTCCtatgattcataaaaaaaaaaaaatcacagaagGAAGCTGTTGCCGTTGATGTTGTTGtctgtatatttattttggtaaaatgattaaaatattagTTTCCCACAATTTTCTCATTTCCTACCTTACATTACATATatagaagaaagagaaagtcTAAACCAGTCCAGCAAGCCAATCACACACGTTTTACTCGTCGtattactttaattttaaaaaatatatatatatgataataatttttttatatttctaatataaatatataaaaattattgatttaatattttcttatgataaacttatttttaatatggacAAGCACAGCACCAACAGCCTCCAGGATTCATTCAAAAATCATGGTCTGGGTTTCTGCCACGTGTCTTCTTCGTAACCACTGCCCACAAGGAGGGACCCCACTATTTATGGGAGCCTAATCTACAAAAACTTAGCCTCTCTAATCTCTATTGTTTATAAATCCAGGAATTTAGACTGTGTGTTAGTGTTAACCATAGCTGTTAAGTGAAGGAGTTTACTTGAGAAACCCATAACTCgaaattaaatttatcttgactataaaaaacaaaaataattaattacaattaaTCTAATAGCTCAGAAGTTAATCAAATAACCCCTAGCCTGCTTGCGTTGTTAGCACCCTTCGTTATTCgtgatgttatttatttatctacGTGGCGAGCCCGCATTAACCAAACACAGAGGAATTTTAGTGGATACTTTATtacttttactttatttttccaGGTTTAAGATGATTCTAGGCGTTTCTTTCAGGGGGCTGTTTGCTGAGCTGTATCGAGGTGGAGGGTTTCCTACAAACGcgattattaaattaacaagtAGCCCCAAACTATCTCTTATAGCCTTATCCTTTTTAAATCGCTGTCCTTCAAAATTTAATGCTTCTAGTTCTTGGATATTAACGCCTGTGGGCAGTCTGGAAACCATGTTCAACATTTATCatgctattgttaatattatttgtgatatatttttatatatatttttgatatgttaatatataaaaaatctgaaaacatattatatttatatattgtcaattaaacaatatttttactcCATTATCAGACACACACTAGAtgtctgtttggtattgtattttttatctatgtttaagtgtattttaaaagtgtgtttattaaattaagaagCAGCCCCAAACTATCTCTCATAGCCTTGTCCTTTTAAAATCAATGCTGCTAGCTCTTGGATATTAACGCCTAGGGACCGTCTGGAAACCACGTTCAACATTTATCatgctattgttaatattatttgtaatatagttttgatatgttaatataaaaaaaatctgaaaacatattgtatttatatattttcaattaaaaaatatttttactctattattaGACACACTCTAGGtgtctgtttggtattgtatttttttatctatgtttaagtgtattttaaaagtgtgtttattaaattaacaagCAGTCCCAAACTATATCTTATAGCCTTATCCTTTTAAAATCAATGCTGCTAGCTCTTGGATATTAATGCCTAGGGCTAGGGACCAGTCTGGAAACCATCTTCAACATCATGCCATTGTTggttgataatttaaaaaagatattaaattgtttttttatagttttgaaatgcTAGtgttgaaaactaaaaaaaaattaaaaatatattatttttatttatatttaattaaaaaatattttttattgcattacaAAACACGCACTAAATGTCTATTtagtgttgtatttttttaaagtgtgtttgattaatgttttttagtgtttttttatgattttgatgtattaatgtaaaaaaatatatatatatatatttgaattttaacaaaatataattcttaataaatataataaatttatttagaagaTATTTAATCGTTAATGTAAGGATACTCGTTgatttctcttaaatttattcaaaattcaataagcACTTCGTTAGACTGCTGGAGTGTAGTACACGCGTTGGGGAAGAGTGTTCGAATTGGCTCTTGTCACGTGGAAAATGATCGGTGAATGGCAGCCATATGCTCGATGTTTTCTTCGTTTAAAGGGGAAATTGGACTGTACCTTCTCGTGACCCTGACGATTTCAATTCACCCCAGCCCTGGTGGCTGGCTGGCGTTTGATTCGACTATTTGCCTGTTTTTTCATAGTGCgactatttattttgtaaaaaattattttaaattaattttttatattttaaattattttgatatattaatattgaagataaattttttaaaaaatattttttatatatatttttaaataaaaaaagcaacactatcacattatcaaatattattttaatatcacatTTTATCTCTAAATTATTGTTAGTCTTTGTACCGTTAATATTAACTGTCAAACTTTGACAATTAatctaaatgataaaatcaataccGTTTTGAAACAAATTGATCCATTTAcacgtaaaatattttaaaaaaaatctaaaaaaatattgaacagcatattattagtattatccttttaaaaatcttttttttttttctaaatttattcgAGCAGCTAAAAGGACCACATTGAATGAAGCATCATTtgcttttttcaatttcttcaattatttttatataaaaaaaaacaactgaaTTGTTTTAGAATGGCATTGTTGGACTAATTTGAGGGCATACTATAACTTGCCTAATAATACAATAAACTAAATTGACACCTCTCTTATTTTATCATAAACCCAGTAATTTAGAGATAAAATATGTCATTAAACCGTTGATTTCCATCTTATTTTATAAGACACGGCTCTATTAATTAGCTGtcttgtattaattaattaggcaACAACTTGCTTACGCCTGTGACAATGGATgcgttttggataaaaagaaGCGTTCGAATCGTTTAAAGCTTGGTGTCTTGTAACTTctaaccatagttattaaattcgaCAACTATTAACCTAGTTACAGGGTTAATTATTAGGTTATATAGGCTGATATtgacctgaaatttttttaaaaaatatatttaaaattttaataatttatacataaaactttaataacaatctatataaatataaactattAATAAATCAGCGcttcttatattaaaatttatttagtcaAAAGATCTATGGATAGAAAAATGGtcatcattaaaatttatttatttaaaagattcTAGAGCGTGTGATTATGTATCTTAACTTACTAGATTATAAAGCATCATCAACTATATAgagaagtttaaaaaattattttaaaatggtttttttttttttatctcaagttataaatatattatcttttcttttttagttaaagtatttaaataaaaaattattattatcccacattataaaaaaaaattattatgaagatatatatatatatatatatatatatatatattaatgagcTTTAAGTTCcacattagaaaaataaaatattattttagtgtttctataataaattttgatataaactaaaaaaaattaaaaaaaatggtgggcTCACATGTATAAAATTAggtgggagaaaaaaaaaacttttgatttgtcTCCCCTATACACTCTTtgtttttaagaacaaaaaaacttgGAAATATTTGTTTCACATGGAAAAGTTAGCTAggtattcaaaatttattttttttaatttattaaaaagatataaacattaaaaaataaataacacagtCCCGAGTTTCATATTTACCCCAAGTCACCCTAGCTAAAACACATGATGATATATCGGCAAAGATTTGTTCGAGATGCCATGTGGTgagattttctattttaattagggtaaatttcatttcatatatttttaatataatttttttgtcaatagtttattttcaatcaatgaTGTTTTCTATCAGATTAAAAGCtttcttttcatgattttgTATTAGTATCCTCTTATCTATTTTTATCTATACAAATATCTACTTCCTA from Populus alba chromosome 8, ASM523922v2, whole genome shotgun sequence encodes the following:
- the LOC118037915 gene encoding uncharacterized protein isoform X1, whose translation is MIRWWVSVLQLTELFVSTVVHLLFGFYIFSTALAGDLSQAMNEWFSKPNVHVVVKDEETRETTSSSTTKTTTSVDDLPPIVLVHGIFGFGKGRLGGLSYFAGAEKKDERVLVPDLGSLTSIYDRARELFYYLKGGQVDYGEEHSMAYGHSQFGRIYEQGHYPEWDEDHPIHFVGHSAGAQVVRVLQQMLADKAFKGYENTSDKWVLSITSLSGAFNGTTRTYLDGMQPEDWRNMKPICLLQFCRLGTIIYDWVDIPWLKAYYNFGFDHFNMSWKKMGIRGLIDCLLGNIGPFASGDWILPDLTIQGSMQLNCHLQTFPDTYYFSYATKRTKRIFGITLPSGIFGIHPLLFIRVLQMSQWCHPPDVFPPYKGYRDEDWQDNDGALNTISMTHPRIPAEHPSHFVGNDLECQPLQPGIWYYKIVEGDHILFVVNRERAGIQFDMIYDSIFERCRKYACRKSRQTLPNEIHQ
- the LOC118037915 gene encoding uncharacterized protein isoform X2; its protein translation is MNEWFSKPNVHVVVKDEETRETTSSSTTKTTTSVDDLPPIVLVHGIFGFGKGRLGGLSYFAGAEKKDERVLVPDLGSLTSIYDRARELFYYLKGGQVDYGEEHSMAYGHSQFGRIYEQGHYPEWDEDHPIHFVGHSAGAQVVRVLQQMLADKAFKGYENTSDKWVLSITSLSGAFNGTTRTYLDGMQPEDWRNMKPICLLQFCRLGTIIYDWVDIPWLKAYYNFGFDHFNMSWKKMGIRGLIDCLLGNIGPFASGDWILPDLTIQGSMQLNCHLQTFPDTYYFSYATKRTKRIFGITLPSGIFGIHPLLFIRVLQMSQWCHPPDVFPPYKGYRDEDWQDNDGALNTISMTHPRIPAEHPSHFVGNDLECQPLQPGIWYYKIVEGDHILFVVNRERAGIQFDMIYDSIFERCRKYACRKSRQTLPNEIHQ
- the LOC118038235 gene encoding L-tryptophan--pyruvate aminotransferase 1 — protein: MGGSENGATDNESSSPSTNKATETSLSPDSIINLDQGDPTLFEPYWKKMGDKCTLPQLGDAIKGLHRVVGNAVTDGRHIVVGTGSTQLLMAALYALSSPSVGHPVSLVAAAPYYSGYKDQAEFLRSGLYKWEGDARTFDKDGPYIEVVTSPNNPDGTIREAVVNLGEGKLVYDLAYYWPQYTPITHPLDHDTMLFTFSKCTGHAGSRIG
- the LOC140955838 gene encoding L-tryptophan--pyruvate aminotransferase 1-like, with translation MQISSIGVSKESQLRAAKILGVLSEGCQHFRTADSENFFEYSHRIMRERWESLQNVVENSKIFSLPKFPQDYCNFTGKYTDSNPAFAWLHSKEDIDWESLLREHKIIGRSGERFGADPKYVRISMFSPPEAFNLFLERLSAIIDNTNGNVVGGEESSIIK